One window from the genome of Engraulis encrasicolus isolate BLACKSEA-1 chromosome 16, IST_EnEncr_1.0, whole genome shotgun sequence encodes:
- the LOC134466113 gene encoding NACHT, LRR and PYD domains-containing protein 1 homolog: MRQSPEFGCHVSNVVSCLERSRACEGDMMLPSNIPVTPTRNNTASIIAEYKTSVQSSYENVKEYNSRPGENVLLSERYTDLLMVECHRKPEEREEEIRSRGQSLQDILRSRSSEAYSPITVEQLFRPDDRGCIPKAVILQGHPGYGKSFTSQKIVLDWASGTLFKELFHLVLHLECKEINGISGECSLVDLLNYSTEDVLRDQKIKVLFLVDGFDELKVSLVDAGSALPKDPFTKAPVQATLKALLKGHILPQCKLLLTTRSTATMTLSSLVTDSQRFVDILGFTEDGVKDYFHSFFQDEHKADALFEYVRTNETLYTSCFIPVICWVTCTVFRAQERKGAQLTKELTNTSIYANFVSILPEHHSPSLSVSVPVLLSSLGRLAEKGMKEKCVLFTKKDVLSTVSDPECTVSHLTTGPFLCELSCKRVFRTEEMFSFMHLSFQEFFVALHYNLDQEGEKRLLCLLNSQQHWESQRQPVIQFLFGLVNKEMQNLEFLQSTLFSSYIRRHLEKWVLEKIADHKLVQSRLMFILYCLHELHEDEFVRTVMDNVGPLCFLYTPLTKVDCWVLRYCLLCCTTIKKLKLSECEMTAEMLRMLQPALSKCQVLSLDLEAVDDDDIWTFLSTLMKGHKLKKLSLDVVKGSLEDVGMFISSLADKHILTGQSNLYPRAPGHVNLALVIGVQNQRKCREMKALLVDGTLW; the protein is encoded by the exons atgcgacAAAGTCCAGAATTCGGTTGTCACGTGAGCaatgtcgtcagctgtctcgagaggtcccgagcctgTGAAGGCGACAtgatgttgccctcaaatatccccgttacgcccacaaggAACA ataCAGCCTCAATCATTGCTGAGTATAAGACATCAGTCCAATCTTCATATGAAAATGTGAAGGAGTATAACTCTCGACCTGGGGAGAATGTGCTTTTGTCTGAACGCTACACAGACCTGCTGATGGTTGAGTGTCACAGAAAGcctgaagaaagagaggaggagatccgTTCCAGAGGGCAAAGCCTTCAGGATATATTGAGGAGCAGGTCCAGTGAAGCATATAGCCCAATTACTGTTGAGCAGTTGTTTAGACCTGATGACCGTGGATGTATTCCAAAAGCAGTCATTCTCCAGGGCCACCCAGGTTATGGCAAATCCTTCACTTCTCAGAAGATCGTGTTGGACTGGGCCTCTGGGACCTTATTCAAGGAATTGTTCCACCTGGTTCTTCATCTTGAATGCAAGGAGATCAATGGAATCTCAGGGGAATGCAGCCTGGTGGATCTGCTCAACTATAGCACTGAAGATGTGCTAAGGGATCAAAAGATTAAAGTGCTCTTCCTGGTTGATGGCTTTGATGAACTCAAGGTCTCCCTTGTGGATGCTGGCAGTGCACTCCCTAAAGACCCTTTCACAAAAGCTCCTGTCCAGGCCACCCTGAAGGCTCTGCTCAAAGGTCATATCTTGCCCCAGTGCAAACTGTTGCTCACCACCAGGTCCACTGCTACAATGACGCTCAGTAGTCTGGTCACTGATTCGCAACGCTTTGTGGACATTTTGGGGTTTACTGAAGATGGAGTGAAGGACTACTTCCACAGTTTTTTTCAAGATGAGCATAAAGCTGATGCATTGTTCGAGTATGTGAGGACCAACGAGACCTTGTACACGTCCTGCTTTATTCCTGTCATCTGTTGGGTCACCTGCACAGTTTTTCGAGCGCAAGAACGAAAAGGTGCACAACTCACTAAAGAACTAACAAACACGTCCATCTATGCCAACTTTGTGTCCATTTTGCCTGAACATCACTCTCCGAGTTTGAGTGTATCTGTGCCTGTCCTGCTGAGCAGTCTGGGTCGACTGGCAGAGAAGGGCATGAAAGAGAAGTGTGTCCTGTTTACAAAGAAGGATGTGTTGAGTACAGTCTCAGATCCAGAGTGCACAGTGTCACATCTTACAACAGGGCCTTTTCTGTGTGAATTAAGCTGCAAGAGGGTCTTCAGAACGGAGGAGATGTTCAGTTTCATGCATCTGAGCTTCCAGGAGTTCTTCGTTGCACTCCACTACAATCTAGaccaggaaggagagaagaggttgCTTTGTCTGCTTAACTCACAACAGCATTGGGAGTCACAACGCCAGCCTGTCATTCAATTTCTGTTTGGCCTTGTAAATAAGGAGATGCAAAACCTGGAGTTTCTTCAGTCAACATTGTTTTCCTCCTACATTAGAAGACACTTGGAGAAGTGGGTCTTGGAAAAAATTGCAGATCACAAATTGGTTCAATCTAGATTGATGTTCATTCTTTACTGTCTTCACGAGCTCCATGAAGACGAGTTTGTTCGGACAGTCATGGATAACGTGGGTCCACTGTGCTTTCTATACACTCCCCTGACAAAAGTGGACTGCTGGGTGCTGCGGTACTGCCTGCTCTGCTGTACCACCATCAAGAAGCTGAAGCTGAGTGAATGTGAAATGACTGCAGAGATGCTGAGGATGCTGCAGCCTGCACTGAGCAAGTGTCAGGTCCTCAG TCTGGATTTGGAAGCtgtggatgatgatgatataTGGACATTCCTCTCGACTTTGATGAAAGGACACAAGTTAAAGAAACTGAG CCTGGATGTTGTGAAGGGCTCACTTGAAGATGTTGGCATGTTCATCTCATCTTTGGCAGACAAGCACATCCTGACAGGACAGAG